In one window of Festucalex cinctus isolate MCC-2025b chromosome 14, RoL_Fcin_1.0, whole genome shotgun sequence DNA:
- the abcc2 gene encoding ATP-binding cassette sub-family C member 2, translated as MCAAVLEEYCGSVFWNSSYVEREDPDLPVCVEQTVLVWIPLGFLWLCAPWHLLTLCRRRKDTKYMSKLYICKQVVASLLLLTALAGLAITLKEDFGPSQETPAPEKNPPVYYTNSIIYAASWVMVLLCQEGIRRRGSIDSATLFLFWFLAVLCDVFPLQTIIREAFRQGEIVDLPRFCLVCISFGLEVVALILSGLADISPEVREVVKKNPEAGAPFLNRITFNWFNSMAIKGYRNPLVQEDMWALNDEDSTGYISQHFQHFMQTEFAAAQHRYQKKLAKKQNKKFQNEVFQNGLSSGLGKGVSQDVLMMEDRGKKEEKKAKKSKKKEEEENYPTSWLIPTIYKTFKGVLLESAFFKLLQDLLSFVSPQLLKLMINFTQDKSSYAWEGYLYAVLLLVVALLQSLFLQQYFQRCFVLGMKVRTAIMAAVYKKALVVSNDTRKESTVGETVNLMSADAQRFNDVTNFIHLLWSCPLQIALSIVFLWQELGPSVLAGLLVMVLMVPINGLLATKARKFQIENMKFKDKRLKIMNEILNGMKILKLYAWEPSFQAQVQGIRGQELNVMKKFAYLTSVSTFIFSCAPALVSLATFAVFVVVSPDNVLTAEKAFTAISLFNILRFPLAMLPMLIAAIVQTTVSRKRLEKFLGGEDLESDVVRHDPSFCSAVNVCNGSFSWEKDGEPQLKNVSLDIKPGRLVAVVGAVGSGKSSLMSAILGEMHSTKGFINVQGSLAFVPQQAWIQNATLRDNIMFGSPLEEKRYQEVIQASALVPDLELLPGGDMTEIGEKGINLSGGQKQRVSLARAAYSQADIYLLDDPLSAVDSHVGKHLFDKVIGPNGILKDKTRVLVTHGVSFLPHVDEIVVLVDGVVSEVGSYSSLRASKGAFSEFLDTYAKEQNNNKNSTKSESEHGHHVADEDMVPEGDDTQPDSPLEDTVTATLKRGNSIRRSQRNSSFRAARNGSTRKSENEEEINKGQRLIEKETMETGQVKFSVYVQYLRSMGWGYTASVFLVYFIQNIAFIGQNIWLSDWTNDAVEYYNMTYPAEKRDTRVGVFGALGVAQGVFVFLGTLLLANASIAASRILHSRLLNNILRAPMLFFDTTPIGRVVNRFAKDIFTIDEAIPQSFRSWILCLLGVLGTLFVICLATPFFTIVIIPLAVVYFFVQRFYVATSRQLRRLDSVSRSPIYSHFGETVSGLSVIRAYGHQERFLQHNEATMDENLKTVYPWIVSNRWLAIRLEFVGNLVVFFAALLAVISRDSLDSGLVGLSISYSLNVTQTLNWLVRMTSELETNIVAVERVSEYSIIENEAEWVTDTRPAEKWPDAGRLQFENYKVRYRPGLDLVLHGISCDIGSTEKIGIVGRTGAGKSSLTNCLFRIIEAAEGRILIDGVDISKIGLHDLRNNLTIIPQDPVLFSGTLRMNLDPFDKSSDEELWKVLELSHLKEYVAGLQEGLQHEVAEGGENLSVGQRQLLCLARALLRKSRILILDEATAAVDLETDDLIQTTIRKEFAHCTVLTIAHRLHSIMDSSRVMVLDAGRIVEFDSPSNLLEKQGHFYAMAKDAGITQAENTSL; from the exons TCCAAACTCTACATCTGCAAACAG GTTGTTGCTTCCCTGCTATTGCTGACTGCTTTAGCAGGCCTGGCCATCACTTTAAAAGAGGACTTTGGTCCAAGCCAAGAGACACCTGCACCAGAAAAGAATCCTCCTGTGTACTATACCAACTCCATCATTTATGCTGCATCATGG gtcATGGTGCTGCTCTGCCAAGAAGGGATAAGACGAAGAGGATCAATAGATTCCGCCACTCTCTTCCTCTTTTGGTTCCTCGCGGTTCTGTGTGATGTTTTCCCTCTGCAGACCATCATACGAGAGGCATTCAGGCAG GGAGAGATCGTTGACCTTCCACGATTCTGCCTTGTCTGCATCTCATTTGGCCTCGAAGTGGTTGCACTCATCCTCTCAGGTTTGGCAGACATCTCTCCAGAAGTCAGGGAGGTTGTGAAAAAG AATCCAGAGGCAGGCGCACCATTTTTGAACAGAATCACGTTCAACTGGTTTAATAG TATGGCGATTAAAGGGTACAGAAATCCCCTGGTTCAGGAGGACATGTGGGCCCTGAATGATGAGGATTCCACAGGTTACATCAGTCAGCACTTTCAGCACTTCATGCAGACAGAATTTGCTGCAGCTCAGCATCGCTACCAGAAAAAGCTggccaagaaacaaaacaagaaattccAGAATGAAGTATTTCAAAACGGACTCTCCAGTGGCCTGGGGAAAGGCGTTAGTCAGGACGTGTTGATGATG GAGGATAGAGGCAAGAAAGAGGAGAAAAAGGCAaagaaaagcaagaaaaaggaggaggaagaaaactATCCCACCTCGTGGCTCATACCAACCATTTACAAGACATTTAAAGGAGTCTTGCTTGAGTCAGCCTTCTTTAAACTTCTGCAGGACCTTCTCTCTTTCGTCAGTCCTCAGCTGCTAAA GTTGATGATCAATTTTACGCAAGACAAAAGCAGTTATGCATGGGAAGGTTATCTTTATGCTGTGCTGCTTCTGGTAGTGGCCCTCCTGCAGTCTCTCTTTCTGCAACAGTACTTCCAGCGCTGCTTCGTGCTGGGAATGAAGGTCCGGACTGCTATCATGGCTGCCGTTTACAAAAAG GCACTGGTGGTGTCAAATGACACACGTAAAGAGTCCACGGTCGGCGAAACAGTGAACCTGATGTCTGCTGATGCCCAGCGCTTCAATGACGTGACGAACTTTATCCACCTGCTGTGGTCCTGCCCCCTGCAAATCGCCCTGTCTATTGTGTTCCTGTGGCAGGAGCTCGGACCTTCTGTATTGGCTGGACTTTTAGTCATGGTTCTCATGGTGCCAATTAATGGTCTGCTGGCCACCAAGGCTAGAAAATTCCAG ATTGAGAACATGAAATTCAAAGATAAGCGGCTGAAAATCATGAATGAAATACTCAATGGGATGAAG ATTCTGAAGTTGTATGCGTGGGAGCCATCCTTTCAAGCTCAGGTTCAAGGCATCAGAGGTCAAGAACTAAATGTCATGAAGAAGTTTGCCTACCTCACATCTGTCTCCACATTCATTTTCAGCTGTGCTCCAGCTCTG GTGTCCTTGGCCACATTTGCTGTGTTTGTAGTTGTGAGTCCAGATAACGTGTTGACCGCTGAAAAGGCCTTTACTGCTATCTCTCTCTTCAACATCCTTCGATTTCCTCTGGCCATGCTGCCCATGCTCATTGCTGCCATTGTGCAA ACAACAGTGTCCAGAAAGCGCCTTGAAAAGTTTTTGGGTGGCGAAGACCTTGAAAGTGATGTAGTGCGCCATGACCCCAGCTTCT GTTCTGCTGTCAATGTTTGTAATGGTTCCTTTTCATGGGAAAAAGATGGCGAGCCCCAACTTAAAAA TGTGAGTTTGGACATTAAGCCAGGTCGGCTGGTCGCAGTCGTGGGAGCTGTAGGCTCGGGCAAGTCCTCCCTGATGTCAGCCATTCTGGGAGAAATGCATAGCACCAAAGGCTTCATCAACGTTCAG GGTTCACTTGCCTTTGTACCACAGCAAGCATGGATCCAAAATGCCACCCTGAGGGATAACATTATGTTTGGCTCTCCCCTTGAGGAGAAGCGATATCAGGAGGTGATCCAGGCCTCTGCCCTTGTTCCAGATCTAGAGCTTCTACCTGGGGGTGACATGACTGAGATTGGGGAGAAA GGCATCAACCTGTCAGGGGGTCAGAAGCAGCGCGTGAGCTTGGCCAGGGCAGCCTATAGCCAGGCTGACATTTATCTGCTGGATGATCCCTTGTCTGCTGTGGACTCTCATGTGGGGAAGCACCTTTTTGACAAAGTGATTGGACCTAATGGAATACTCAAAGACAAG acaCGTGTTCTAGTGACTCATGGAGTGAGCTTCCTGCCTCATGTGGATGAAATTGTAGTCCTGGTCGACGGAGTggtttctgaggttggatcttACAGCAGCCTCCGTGCTAGCAAAGGCGCCTTTTCTGAATTTTTGGACACGTACGCCAAAgagcagaataataataaaaattccacCAAGTCTGAGTCAG AGCATGGCCACCATGTTGCGGATGAGGACATGGTCCCAGAGGGAGATGACACCCAACCAGACTCTCCGTTAGAAGACACTGTAACTGCGACTCTGAAAAGGGGAAACAGCATCCGCCGCAGCCAACGCAACAGCAG TTTTAGAGCGGCAAGAAACGGCTCTACAAGGAAATCTGAAAATGAGGAAGAAATAAACAAAGGGCAAAGGTTAATCGAGAAGGAAACTATGGAAACAGGACAG GTGAAATTTTCAGTCTACGTCCAGTACCTTAGGTCCATGGGCTGGGGATATACTGCCTCAGTCTTCCTGGTGTACTTCATCCAGAACATTGCATTCATTGGTCAAAATATCTGGCTCAGTGACTGGACTAATGACGCAGTGGAGTACTACAACATGACATACCCTGCAGAAAAAAGAGACACCAGGGTGGGAGTCTTTGGTGCTCTAGGAGTGGCTCAGG GCGTCTTTGTGTTCCTTGGTACTCTGCTACTGGCCAATGCCTCCATTGCAGCGTCTCGAATCTTGCATTCAAGACTGCTCAACAACATACTGCGTGCTCCAATGCTCTTCTTTGATACCACGCCCATTGGACGGGTGGTTAACCGCTTTGCAAAG GATATATTTACAATCGATGAGGCCATTCCACAATCCTTCCGCTCTTGGATCCTGTGTCTGTTGGGGGTGCTAGGTACCCTTTTTGTCATCTGTCTGGCCACTCCCTTCTTCACTATTGTCATCATTCCCCTGGCAGTGGTGTACTTCTTTGTCCAG CGCTTCTACGTCGCGACATCAAGGCAGCTACGCCGGCTCGACTCAGTGTCTCGCTCTCCCATTTATTCCCATTTTGGAGAGACTGTGTCAGGCCTGTCTGTGATAAGAGCTTACGGTCATCAAGAAAGGTTCCTCCAACACAATGAAGCCACCATGGATGAAAACCTAAAGACCGTCTACCCGTGGATCGTATCGAACAG ATGGCTGGCCATTCGTTTGGAGTTTGTGGGGAATCTGGTGGTGTTTTTTGCTGCTCTGCTTGCGGTTATTTCCAGAGATAGTCTGGACAGCGGCCTGGTTGGCCTCTCCATATCCTACTCTCTTAAC GTAACCCAAACCCTAAACTGGCTTGTTCGAATGACGTCTGAGTTGGAGACCAATATTGTTGCCGTGGAGAGAGTGAGTGAATACAGCATCATTGAAAATGAG GCCGAGTGGGTGACTGACACTCGGCCAGCGGAGAAGTGGCCTGATGCAGGAAGACTACAGTTTGAAAACTACAAGGTCCGTTACCGACCCGGTTTGGATCTGGTGCTGCATGGCATCTCCTGTGATATTGGCTCCACTGAGAAG ATTGGTATTGTGGGCCGCACAGGAGCTGGAAAATCCAGCTTGACCAACTGTTTGTTCCGAATCATTGAAGCTGCTGAGGGTCGTATCCTCATAGATGGTGTTGATATTTCCAAAATTGGTCTACATGACTTAAGAAACAACCTCACTATCATACCACAG GATCCAGTCTTGTTCTCTGGAACATTGAGGATGAACCTGGATCCCTTTGACAAATCCAGTGATGAGGAGCTGTGGAAAGTGCTGGAGCTCTCCCATCTTAAGGAGTATGTGGCAGGGCTGCAGGAGGGATTGCAACATGAGGTTGCAGAAGGAGGAGAGAACCTGAG TGTTGGACAGAGGCAACTGCTATGTCTGGCCCGGGCACTGCTCAGGAAGTCTCGCATATTAATCCTGGACGAGGCTACGGCAGCTGTTGACCTGGAGACAGACGACCTGATCCAAACGACCATCAGGAAAGAGTTTGCACACTGCACCGTTCTCACCATCGCCCACCGCCTGCACAGCATCATGGATAGCTCGAG GGTGATGGTGCTTGATGCTGGTAGGATAGTGGAGTTTGATTCTCCAAGTAACCTGCTTGAAAAACAAGGTCATTTCTATGCCATGGCAAAGGATGCTGGGATAACACAAGCAGAAAATACAAgcctataa
- the LOC144000767 gene encoding rho GTPase-activating protein 19-like isoform X1, producing MAAEDDIQNIHTQNRRCALFTGMETSKMCQTVIFNPDFFVERLKHEHPQTFTDLVLSHVTRLIDLPGDEFAQLTGDCEPRVPSSAGFLHSFNFLKRKEKGVVFGAPLTEEGIAQIYQLIEYLSKNLHIEGLFRVPGHSLRQAALREMLNAGAEIDLEMGDFHPNDAASLLKAYLGELPEPLLMHRHYHAYLKIGEMTLFDEKGDKTNTPDKVHQVEAYQLLFMLLPPANRSLLKLLLDLLYHTARNQHVNKMSAINLATMFAPQIIWPKNVMASDLQGNIEKLNNGIAFLIRHSQKLFKAPAYISEYARIYFTGTKTLQSKNNLTITSGTKTPPRVLQPTSNVSPYTRKVSGNSSMKSMDTEGYTESALRELYQQINNLPESAKKKKLIRQFQKQPMVTPTVDTHSPLSRKHRRSRSLGGIIKRKVVGSQMSTGKENGRVQRPAATCSDDTSNGGAEQVRKLPI from the exons ATGGCAGCTGAGGACGATATCCAAAATATACACACGCAGAACAGAAG ATGTGCTTTGTTCACCGGAATGGAAACGTCAAAAATGTGCCAGACAGTCATCTTCAATCCGGACTTCTTTGTCGAGAGGCTGAAACATGAACATCCGCAGACCTTTACAGATCTGGTCCTGTCACATGTCACTCGACTCATCGACCTCCCAGGAGATGAGTTCGCCCAACTCACAGGGGACTGTGAACCCAGGGTGCCTTCCTCTGCTGGCTTCCTCCATTCTTTCAACTTCCTGAAACGAAAAG AGAAAGGTGTAGTTTTTGGTGCACCCTTGACTGAAGAAGGGATAGCACAGATCTATCAGCTGATTGAGTACCTGAGCAAAA ATCTTCACATTGAGGGGCTGTTCCGTGTGCCGGGCCACAGCCTCCGACAAGCTGCGCTGAGGGAGATGTTGAACGCCGGGGCAGAAATAGATCTCGAGATGGGGGACTTCCACCCCAACGACGCCGCCTCGCTGCTCAAAGCATACCTGGGAGAGTTGCCTGAGCCCCTGCTAATGCACAGACACTATCATGCCTACCTTAAAATTGGAG AGATGACTCTCTTCGATGAGAAAGGAGATAAAACTAATACGCCAGACAAGGTGCACCAGGTGGAAGCCTATCAGTTGCTTTTCATGCTACTGCCACCAGCTAACCGCAGTCTGTTGAAGCTCCTGTTGGACCTGCTCTATCACACTGCACGCAATCAGCACGTCAACAAGATGTCCGCTATTAATCTCGCAACCATGTTTGCGCCACAAATTATCTGGCCCAAAAAT GTGATGGCAAGTGATCTTCAGGGTAACATTGAGAAGCTAAACAATGGCATAGCGTTTCTCATTAGGCACTCTCAAAAGCTGTTCAAG GCCCCTGCATATATCAGTGAATACGCGCGTATATACTTCACCGGAACCAAAACTCTTCAGTCAAAG AATAACCTGACGATCACGTCGGGGACCAAAACACCGCCTCGTGTGCTCCAGCCTACATCCAATGTTTCTCCTTACACAAGAAAAGTCAGTGGCAACAGCTCAATGAAGTCAATGGATACTGAAGGATACACTGAATCAGCGCTCCGAGAACTTTACCAACAAATCAACAACTTGCCTGAGTCTGCCAAAAAGAAGAAACTCATCAGACAG TTTCAAAAGCAGCCTATGGTGACACCCACAGTGGATACCCACTCGCCTTTGAGCAGGAAGCATAGGCGATCCCGCTCTTTGGGTGGAATTATTAAG AGGAAAGTGGTTGGAAGCCAAATGTCAACAGGTAAGGAAAACGGCAGAGTGCAGAGGCCAGCAGCCACCTGCTCGGATGACACCAGCAATGGAGGG GCTGAACAAGTGAGGAAACTTCCCATCTAG
- the LOC144000767 gene encoding rho GTPase-activating protein 19-like isoform X2 — METSKMCQTVIFNPDFFVERLKHEHPQTFTDLVLSHVTRLIDLPGDEFAQLTGDCEPRVPSSAGFLHSFNFLKRKEKGVVFGAPLTEEGIAQIYQLIEYLSKNLHIEGLFRVPGHSLRQAALREMLNAGAEIDLEMGDFHPNDAASLLKAYLGELPEPLLMHRHYHAYLKIGEMTLFDEKGDKTNTPDKVHQVEAYQLLFMLLPPANRSLLKLLLDLLYHTARNQHVNKMSAINLATMFAPQIIWPKNVMASDLQGNIEKLNNGIAFLIRHSQKLFKAPAYISEYARIYFTGTKTLQSKNNLTITSGTKTPPRVLQPTSNVSPYTRKVSGNSSMKSMDTEGYTESALRELYQQINNLPESAKKKKLIRQFQKQPMVTPTVDTHSPLSRKHRRSRSLGGIIKRKVVGSQMSTGKENGRVQRPAATCSDDTSNGGAEQVRKLPI; from the exons ATGGAAACGTCAAAAATGTGCCAGACAGTCATCTTCAATCCGGACTTCTTTGTCGAGAGGCTGAAACATGAACATCCGCAGACCTTTACAGATCTGGTCCTGTCACATGTCACTCGACTCATCGACCTCCCAGGAGATGAGTTCGCCCAACTCACAGGGGACTGTGAACCCAGGGTGCCTTCCTCTGCTGGCTTCCTCCATTCTTTCAACTTCCTGAAACGAAAAG AGAAAGGTGTAGTTTTTGGTGCACCCTTGACTGAAGAAGGGATAGCACAGATCTATCAGCTGATTGAGTACCTGAGCAAAA ATCTTCACATTGAGGGGCTGTTCCGTGTGCCGGGCCACAGCCTCCGACAAGCTGCGCTGAGGGAGATGTTGAACGCCGGGGCAGAAATAGATCTCGAGATGGGGGACTTCCACCCCAACGACGCCGCCTCGCTGCTCAAAGCATACCTGGGAGAGTTGCCTGAGCCCCTGCTAATGCACAGACACTATCATGCCTACCTTAAAATTGGAG AGATGACTCTCTTCGATGAGAAAGGAGATAAAACTAATACGCCAGACAAGGTGCACCAGGTGGAAGCCTATCAGTTGCTTTTCATGCTACTGCCACCAGCTAACCGCAGTCTGTTGAAGCTCCTGTTGGACCTGCTCTATCACACTGCACGCAATCAGCACGTCAACAAGATGTCCGCTATTAATCTCGCAACCATGTTTGCGCCACAAATTATCTGGCCCAAAAAT GTGATGGCAAGTGATCTTCAGGGTAACATTGAGAAGCTAAACAATGGCATAGCGTTTCTCATTAGGCACTCTCAAAAGCTGTTCAAG GCCCCTGCATATATCAGTGAATACGCGCGTATATACTTCACCGGAACCAAAACTCTTCAGTCAAAG AATAACCTGACGATCACGTCGGGGACCAAAACACCGCCTCGTGTGCTCCAGCCTACATCCAATGTTTCTCCTTACACAAGAAAAGTCAGTGGCAACAGCTCAATGAAGTCAATGGATACTGAAGGATACACTGAATCAGCGCTCCGAGAACTTTACCAACAAATCAACAACTTGCCTGAGTCTGCCAAAAAGAAGAAACTCATCAGACAG TTTCAAAAGCAGCCTATGGTGACACCCACAGTGGATACCCACTCGCCTTTGAGCAGGAAGCATAGGCGATCCCGCTCTTTGGGTGGAATTATTAAG AGGAAAGTGGTTGGAAGCCAAATGTCAACAGGTAAGGAAAACGGCAGAGTGCAGAGGCCAGCAGCCACCTGCTCGGATGACACCAGCAATGGAGGG GCTGAACAAGTGAGGAAACTTCCCATCTAG